The genomic stretch ATATTCGCATTAGCGAGATGACTTCCTTATATGGTGAAAAATTCTACTGGATTAGTCTTGCCGCCAACGGAGAACACATCGGAAGTGGTTTTAAGGCCAGCCCGAGAAAAGTCCAAGTCTCTGTGGGCGAATCTGGATATTCGCTTGTCTGGAAAGAAAGACAAACAAGGAGAAGGGGCAATGCTAATTCAGGAGAAACCTTTCTTACAGTGAAAATGGCAGATCCTGATCAAAGACTTGACTTTGGGAGCACTCAATTGGGCGAAGATGAGTTTAGGGCGAATGTCTCTATTAATCCCATAATTGCTCCCTCGATGCCACCTCACTTCGTCAAGAGTCTCACCAACGCCACCTGCAAAATTAAGAATGCTGACCCCATCTAGGGATCAGACAAAGCAAACGGGCCAATCGTAGTGGCAATAATTGCAGTTCAGGCCGTCTATGTGCACTTCAATGTCTAGCCTGAAAAAATGAGCTTGGACTATCATTTGACCCGCCAACATGCGATTTTTACTTAGGCTGGATATTCGGTTGGAAGTCACGAGATCAAATTGGGAAATTGCTGGTCTCAAGATCAGTTTGATCTGGCAGATCTCAATATTATTGGCTTTAACGACGAAGGGAGCTCCTCCAGAATTGATATCTGCTATGATTTTTTTCAGCTTGAGATGACAAACAAGGTAAAAGTTCTAGTTACAGAGTGACAAATAAATGCAAAATCAATTCGCAACCGGTAATGAAAACGACCACAATAGCGACTACCTGTTGAAATTTCAATAGACGACCATATTTCGATTCAAATCGAAACGTTTTCACTGAAATTGCCCCGCCATTTTCATGGTAAACTAAATGGGAGTGTTTTTCAAACTGGAGGTGCTGGAGCTTATGACTTTTTAAAAAAGTGGGACCGTGAACTAAGGCACTCGTGCAACTCCACGAAAGAAGACGACAGGCGACCGGGGCTCAACGGTAAATTTTATGGATGAGACGGATATAAACGGCGACTCCGAGATGCGACGGCCAAAAGCGCGGAGCGGAAGGCCCACTTGAGCCACTGAGAATGGCTCCCATAGGAATTGTTAATCTTAAAAGTCTCTTGTTTAAAGAGCCCAGGCAATTCCGTTCAGGCACACGCCGCCGCCCGTTTGATATTCATTGTTTTGCAACAGGTAGTCACTGTGGCCTATTTGTATATCGTGGAAGGAATTTACAGTGGCCTCAAAGAGGGACAGAAATTCGGTCCAAATACGCTGGTAATATCGACGAGTGTTGGGGGCTTTTTGATAGAGCCAGGAGAAAAGTAGGCCCTGCTCCTGGCTTGAGAGTTTTGAGAAAACGGTTTTGCAGTTGAGGGAGATATTTTTACTAGCTGGCAAATCAAGGGCCTTATTCTCGGCTCGCGAGTTAGTTGGAGAGTTTGGTGAAATCAGGGGGCTTTTTGAGGGAATACCAAGGTGATTTGCCATATTAAAATCCTAGCACACCTGACGAATAGAGAAAGGTAAGAAAAGCCTAATAATCATACATGATTTTATGCGCTAAAATTCGAGTTTCAGATGGTACTTTGATGTTACGTTTGTTACGATTCGATTTGTGAAGCCTAGATTGTCCCCCCTTCATTATCCTGTTGTCATAAAGCAACATCTTGATTTTATTGTTCTTTCTGTGCCTGATTTGGGTATTAGTCTCGTTGAAAACGCTCCCCTCCAAGGCAAACTAAACCCCGAATATGTTCTTAAAATCGCCACTGCGCTCGCAAATGTTTGGCTTAAGGCTCAAAAAAGACTTCTTGAACATCAGTCCGCTGGGAAAAGTGCACCCTCCCCGTCTAAACAGAAAATGTCGGTTGATGCGAGGAGATTGCAATACATGACGGCCTCTGAGGTGGCGAAACGACTTGGCGTCAGCCGAATGACCGTTCATCGATTGGTTAAGAAGGGTTTACTAACTTGTACAAAAACAAGGGGCCAACACTCTCGCTTTTCCGAACTAAACCTAAAGGCCTACGAAAAGAAATACTGCGTCAAAAATGAATGATGATCCGTGTTATTGTTCTAAAAACATTAGGCTCAGCGCTAGTGATTCAAATTAGAACCTTCAGAAATCTCTGATTGTTTGATGGAAATTTCGTCTATCGATTCGGCCTCATTAGCTTCAAAAAGAACGCTGCCCTGACTGTCTGTGTCGATTCCACCCTCCGACTCGGATGCCTTCTTGACTGGTATTTTCTTAACGCCGGGCTTCTTCCGTTTTACTTGGGGCGACTTTGAGGATTCTGCCGCTTGGTCCACTCCGATGAGTCCTCCCATATTCTCCTTGAGAGATTGAATTCTATCATCGGTCAGTTTTTTCAGCTTAGCCTTAGAAAGATTGAACTTATCAGCCAACATCAGTGTCTCATCAAACTCAACTTTCGCCTGTTCAAACTTAAGTCTGGCTTGCTCAAGTTGATTTTTCGCGCATTCAAGATTTACAGAAGTCCGATCCATCTGAGACAAGAAGTCCATAAGTTGCATATCGTCTCCCACCTTCTCCGGAAATATCTGCCGGTTGCATAATGAAGCGCCTTACTTTTAAGTTCTTTTAATTCCCGAAACAATAAAAAAATGCACGTCATCGCTGATCAAAAGAGCCAGCTCTGATAAGACAGAATTCATAGTGTATCGTTATTATTACGCGATCGTTCGTTTTCAATAATTCTTGCCAAGACTAGTTTTTGATATGAGACACTGCCTAGCTTTGCAAGATGGCTCTCTGGCACCAAGTGCCGTTTCTCGTCGTCTGTCAATTTTTGAAATATCTCGGTGGCGGCTGCCACCAAGGCTGTCTCTGCTGTTTTCCGACGAAGATCTAGGGTTTCGCGCCTGCGAAGTTCGTTTGCCTCTACCTGCATCTTAAGCTCGCTCATATAGGCTTCCGAAACGTAGGCTCCAGAACGTCTCAAAATGCCCATGAGAAAGCCTAACTTGGACCCGCGGCTTTTCACCTGACCTGCATCAAGATCGTAGGCAAAAGCTTCCAAGGAATCCTGAACTTCCGTCGCTAAAAGGGTACCCGTATGGAAAAGCTGGCGAATTTGTGTTCTCCCAAATCCAATGTCCTGCAAGGAAGGAGGTATCTGAATATCCGACCAATCAATGGGGAGATCTATTGGTGTTGATGAAAATGACGGGTTGGTTTCTGATGTTGTGTTGTTAGTAGTAGTAGCTTTTTTGATTAAATTTACACTACTACTACTAGAGGGCGTTGTGTCCGGTAACGTGTTCGCTTTGTGTTCGCTTTGAGGGGTTTTTGTGTTCGCTTTAGAGGTCATTTGTATGGCGAGATAGCCGTCAAAATGCTGATCTGGAACGCCAAATTCGATGAGACATCCCCTTCCTAATCCAAGCGGTCTTTTTGTTAAAAAGCCGTCTAGTTTCATCCGTTGTGTCGTTGTTTTTACCGACCCAAGCCTAATATTTGAAGCCTTTGCGAGGTATTCATGAGTTGTTGAAATCGTGCGGCTTCTTGATTGCAAACAGAGCTCAAGAATGCTTTCAAAGATCTTTAAGCGATTGCCTGAAAGATTTTGCACGGAGTGTTCAGTTCGAAAAATGTGGCTAGACGGTGTGTTCGGGTTTTGTGTCCAGTGTAGTGTTCGCTTTGTGTTCGCGTTGTGTTCGCTATCTGTGTTCGACTCATGTTGTGTTCGCTTTGTGTTCGCTTTGTGTTCGCTATCTGTGTTCGCATTTGTCAAGCTCTTGCCAGCATCTAAAATTTCAAATTCTGAGTAATTTTTAGAGTATTGAGGCTGCCGTTTGTGTTTCTCTGATAAAGATTGTGTTCGCTTTAATGTTTTTTTGTGTTCGCTATCGTTTTGATTTAAAGCAACTACATCTCTACTTGTGTTCGCTATTTGTGTTCGGTTAAGCTCTGCGTTCTGTTCCGTTTCCGACCTACTGTCAGAGTCTAAATTACTTGAATTATTACTATTATCAAAAACCGTGTTCGCTATTCGTGTTCGCTTTTCTAGTGGAATGTGTTCGCTATTCGTGTTCGCTTTTCTCAGAAGATCTAGGTAGGTCTGCTCTTTAGATGTGTCCGATTTGTGTTCGTTATTTGTGTTCGCTTTCTGTGTTCGTATGATCTCCTGCGAAGGGTCTTTTGGAGTGAGAATCGACTTTGAAAAACCAAGGTGATTGCCATTTAGGTCTGCATTCTCAGCGAATTTGTGTTCGCTATCGTCGCTATTTGTGTTCGCTATTTGTGTTCGCTTTTTCAGAGGCACATCAGAAGCCTCAGAATTGAAAACTACCATGTCACTGGCTAGGGGTAATCCAGCGTGGTCTGCCGACAATCCTCGATCGTTTAAATCGATATCAAGATTGAATTCAATCTTAGGATCAGTGACTATCAAAGGCTTCGC from Bdellovibrionales bacterium encodes the following:
- a CDS encoding excisionase family DNA-binding protein, producing the protein MKPRLSPLHYPVVIKQHLDFIVLSVPDLGISLVENAPLQGKLNPEYVLKIATALANVWLKAQKRLLEHQSAGKSAPSPSKQKMSVDARRLQYMTASEVAKRLGVSRMTVHRLVKKGLLTCTKTRGQHSRFSELNLKAYEKKYCVKNE